A portion of the Polaribacter cellanae genome contains these proteins:
- a CDS encoding tetratricopeptide repeat-containing sensor histidine kinase, whose amino-acid sequence MKYLLFFFLFFLVTISQAQNSDIKANVKELKRKIQSEKNKTIKLKLLDSLTAEVRNKTNFAYDSIAKITINYAIELDSLDIAAYNVTNLINYYNNFLGKPKAGIEIFNKYFNTLKNHITNRNLASLYIDSGDSYYFLKQVDSAISRYNKAKEFAKKAADERIMGFALLYKGYAYSDEGNFVKASQTLQKALKIFYKVKDTFNIIASKNTLAILYSSNEFLEEAKQERSEAIFLAEKMKSYGQLISMFVNEANDNKKEGLEKKRIHNLYKALEASKKSKYINYYNPILLNALVIAYAENDSIKKAKKYVKELEKNKQNTEGIYEADYYKALKKVAFSEKKYVKAQQFGLKHLKLVKASNKIKSIQNAQAFLAKVFEKLKKTDLAFSYYKASKKIEDSIQSVQKTKSLAYYQTLYETAKRDQEIKEQNNKIHLLNEQNKRKTQLIGFGGVAALALFSLIYLWRTRKFSIDKARLQKIFAQDLIRNIEAEKKRISSELHDSVGQSLLLIKNKIFLDSKKQTDTNLVDSAIDEVRSISQQLHPFKFEKLGLIKSVKNTVNNFQKNSQIFYSEDLEIDTLNISKDKEIFIFRMIQECLNNVEKHSQAKACNVSVENKKDSVIFQIKDNGIGFDVTENSMLLNSLGMKTLKERAQIIGAQLYINSIKGKGTTIQIKVSKK is encoded by the coding sequence ATGAAATACTTATTATTCTTTTTTTTATTTTTTTTAGTTACAATATCTCAAGCACAGAATTCAGATATTAAAGCCAACGTTAAAGAATTAAAAAGAAAGATACAATCCGAAAAAAATAAAACAATAAAATTAAAGTTATTAGATAGCTTAACAGCAGAAGTTAGAAATAAAACCAACTTTGCTTACGATTCTATTGCAAAAATTACCATAAATTATGCAATAGAATTAGACTCTTTGGACATTGCAGCTTATAATGTCACAAATTTAATAAACTACTACAATAATTTTTTAGGAAAACCCAAAGCAGGTATAGAAATTTTCAACAAGTATTTTAATACCCTAAAAAATCATATTACCAATAGAAATTTAGCAAGTCTTTACATCGATTCTGGAGACAGTTACTATTTTTTAAAACAAGTAGATTCTGCCATATCGCGTTATAACAAAGCTAAAGAATTTGCAAAAAAAGCTGCAGACGAGCGCATTATGGGTTTTGCTTTATTATATAAAGGCTACGCTTATTCTGATGAAGGAAATTTTGTAAAAGCTTCGCAAACACTGCAAAAGGCTTTAAAAATATTTTATAAAGTTAAAGACACATTTAATATTATTGCTTCAAAAAACACATTAGCCATTTTATACAGTTCTAATGAATTTTTAGAAGAAGCAAAACAAGAACGTAGTGAAGCTATTTTTTTGGCTGAAAAAATGAAAAGCTATGGGCAACTTATTTCAATGTTTGTTAATGAAGCCAACGATAATAAAAAAGAAGGTTTAGAAAAAAAAAGAATTCATAATCTATACAAAGCTTTGGAGGCATCTAAAAAATCTAAATACATTAATTATTATAATCCTATTTTGTTAAATGCTTTGGTTATTGCTTATGCTGAAAATGACAGTATTAAAAAAGCAAAAAAATATGTAAAAGAATTAGAAAAAAATAAACAAAATACAGAAGGAATTTACGAAGCTGATTATTATAAAGCTTTAAAAAAAGTAGCTTTTTCCGAGAAAAAATATGTAAAAGCACAACAATTTGGTTTAAAACATCTTAAGCTCGTTAAAGCTTCAAATAAAATTAAAAGCATACAAAATGCGCAAGCTTTTTTAGCTAAAGTATTTGAAAAACTAAAAAAAACAGATTTGGCTTTTTCCTATTATAAAGCTTCTAAAAAAATTGAAGACTCTATACAATCTGTTCAAAAAACCAAATCTTTGGCGTATTACCAAACCCTTTACGAAACAGCCAAACGCGATCAAGAAATTAAAGAGCAAAACAATAAAATACATCTATTAAACGAACAAAACAAACGAAAAACGCAACTTATAGGATTTGGAGGTGTTGCTGCACTCGCTTTATTTAGTCTCATTTATCTATGGCGTACACGCAAATTTTCTATAGATAAAGCACGGCTTCAAAAAATATTTGCACAAGATTTAATTAGAAATATTGAAGCAGAAAAAAAGCGTATCTCAAGTGAACTTCACGATAGTGTTGGACAAAGTTTATTATTAATAAAAAACAAAATATTTTTAGATTCTAAAAAACAAACCGATACTAATTTAGTAGATAGTGCCATTGATGAAGTTCGTTCTATTTCACAACAATTACATCCATTTAAATTTGAAAAACTAGGGCTTATAAAATCCGTTAAAAATACAGTAAATAACTTTCAGAAAAACTCTCAAATATTCTATTCAGAAGATCTAGAAATAGACACTCTTAATATTTCTAAGGATAAAGAAATATTTATTTTCAGAATGATTCAAGAGTGTTTAAATAATGTAGAAAAACATTCACAAGCAAAAGCCTGTAATGTATCTGTAGAAAACAAAAAAGATTCCGTTATTTTTCAAATAAAAGATAATGGTATTGGTTTTGATGTAACCGAAAATAGCATGTTACTCAATAGCTTGGGTATGAAAACACTAAAAGAACGTGCTCAAATTATTGGTGCACAACTGTACATCAATTCTATAAAAGGCAAAGGAACAACCATTCAAATAAAAGTTTCAAAAAAATAA
- a CDS encoding FG-GAP-like repeat-containing protein, whose product MKNLILFIALSFSLGLTAQKTIYVNVNTSGGNKDGTSWANAYTNLQNAITNAKSGDEIWVAKGTYKPTSGTDQTISFVIPEGVKLLGGFNGTEKFANKSDWRHNKTFLSGDLNGNNTADAGDSHTIVRMIKNKATLSGFIISYSFADGAESTPAFVGRTGGGVYNAGNNHITNCIFQHNTAQGNATNGVGGAIVNFSGNLSVTNALFYQNTASANGGAISVEGGTITLTNATIADNTANKGGGVHFFYGNLIAINSIFTQNTGTNGNINNDGGPGTATVSHSLFYNTTTGNNGKIPPKIKDNGNNLENTNPIYNSIKNINGYQLTKSSPAVGKGVYEYKTPLFTQVTGTGTGLPNVNAGSVAFGDIDNDGDLDVLITGYTGSVEISKTYTNDGNGNYTEKQSLIGVSDSSVAFGDIDNDGDLDILLTGYADVTTISKIYTNDGSGNFTETQNLIGIGNSSVAFGDIDNDGDLDILLTGRVSGGSIISKTYTNDGSGKFTGKQSLTAVDQGSVAFGDIDNDGDLDILLTGETGLAKISKIYTNNGNGIFTEKQSLSGIISSSLAFGDIDNDGDLDILLSGSLSSGRTSKTYTNDGNGNFTEKQSLIGCFYSSVAFGDMDNDGDLDILLTGRSSSGKISKTYSNDGNGNFTEKQSLIGVDQGSVAFGDIDNDGDLDILITGFTHTPTSKITTKIYKNNSSTPNTKPTAPTNLTAVINKNDTATLSWTASTDNETKSTGLSYNVYIKENPVGTSKFLKSPMANENNGWRKLPALGNAQQNTSYNFKLPASSCGKTFNFKVQAIDPNFAGSAFSSEKSFTVSPKIIYVNASATGKNDGTSWANAYTHLQDALANKKMCINEIWVAKGTYTPGNKRTDAFNPTANVKIYGGFNGIETTLNQRNWKANPTILSGEIGAAGNTDNSYTLLRIKDKNNITIDGLIFENANANADVGIFDDQLGAGIYNYNSNNTTINNCIFRNNNALLGTAIYHRSGTGTSYTNCLFFNNTAEKSNPVFVDYGKVSFINCSMVNNTPTTKGKGIIGSYKGTITLTNSIIAGNHVITNNPNTELIDSGSFTVNYSYLKGENPTGTNNINGTTLTDPLFVNVANNDFSLKATSPLVDVGNNTANTQTKDLAGNSRVFKTNIDLGAYEYKAPLFTEVTSTGLPNVYSGSVAFGDVDNDGDLDVLITGKTGGGTRISKTYTNDGNGNYTEKQSLAGIAGSSVAFGDIDNDGDLDILLTGYTGSKRISKTYTNDGNGNYTEKQSLTGITESSVAFGDIDNDGDVDILLSGFSGSGAISKTYTNDGNGNFTEKQSLIGVYYSSVALGDMDNDGDVDILLSGYTGSGAISKTYTNDGDGNFTEKQSLAGIARSSVAFGDIDNDGDLDFVLTEYRGTRITKTYTNDGNGNFTEKQNLTGVYRASVAFGDMDNDGDLDILLSGQSSSGKVSKTYTNDGNGNFTETQSLTGVGDSSVAFGDIDNDGDLDIVITGFSHTPTTKIYKNNSSTPNTKPTAPTNLTAVINKNDTATLSWTASTDNETKSTGLSYNVYIKETPVGTPKFVKSPMANENNGWRKLPALGNAQQNTRYTFKLPNAYCGTTPHFTFKVQAIDPNFTGSAFSSEKSFSVSTTPKTIYVNASATGKNDGTSWVNAYNSLQDGVKNAGFCGDEIWIAKGIYKPGNNRTDAFTPPANVKIYGGFNGTETTLNQRNWKANPTILSGEIGAAGNADNSYTLLKIEDKNKITIDGLIFENAFADNKNSLSGRTGAGIYINKASNITIDHGIFRNLTAKPTGANGVGAGIVVYESTASVKVNNSLFYNNTATYGGAISVERGAQLDLVNCTLVNNTATNTGGGLHSGNSANVVNITNSIFSGNKGTVKNANGVGITINNSYLQGENPTGTNNINGTTLTDPLFVNVANNDFSLKANSPLVDVGNNTSNKSTKDLAGNSRVFNTTIDLGAYEYDALLSNWTGATNSNWNDATNWSNGIPTLNSTGVIKNVSKLPIINVNAKAKDIVVENGATLSINAGKSLSVERNLSNSGKIVINSNATKSGSLLVKENATGILNYNRYVTNDWHLIGVPVMNQNIYDFVVTDAAINKIIKNDSDTKYAVGVYDNTKDSNRWTYILTRNIGSAGDFKNGTGYALKRLEPLPALGGTYQFVGNIENNNKTIKLKDGSATSGNSWNALGNPYPSFINANNNANAVNNLLTYNATSLQPTNTAIYVWEASTASYKPFNNTSKEAKYIAPGQGFFVAAKTDGVDFTITKEMLSHQNGSNLFYKTYNTHSKKNKNTRFEVLLKMTSDTQNKSTEIIYLKNATKGLDIGYDAGLFTGENIDFSIYSHLLENGNGTPFSLQCLPNKGYNSMVVPIGVNAKANKTVVFSLETKNIPEGLNIYLEDVQKNTFTKLNDHNNYTITFSKAQKGVGRFFMHTTKNVLSVDRNNKTLKASKIWLKDKKSLEISTISSEAATIKLFDVLGKQVFSTSVKGATNYTINLPEQLKTAVYIVKLKTAKGIKTKKVIVRK is encoded by the coding sequence ATGAAAAATTTAATACTTTTTATAGCATTGTCCTTTTCTTTAGGACTTACCGCTCAAAAGACCATTTATGTAAATGTTAATACCTCTGGTGGAAATAAAGATGGTACCTCTTGGGCAAATGCTTACACCAATTTGCAAAATGCCATTACAAATGCAAAAAGTGGCGACGAAATTTGGGTCGCTAAAGGGACTTACAAACCAACATCGGGTACAGACCAAACTATTTCTTTTGTAATACCAGAAGGCGTTAAACTCTTAGGAGGGTTTAATGGTACAGAAAAATTCGCAAATAAAAGCGATTGGAGACATAACAAAACTTTTTTAAGTGGCGATTTAAATGGTAACAATACTGCAGATGCAGGAGATAGCCACACCATTGTTCGTATGATAAAAAACAAAGCAACACTAAGTGGTTTTATTATAAGCTATTCGTTTGCAGATGGTGCAGAAAGCACACCTGCCTTTGTTGGAAGAACTGGAGGTGGAGTTTATAACGCTGGTAATAACCACATTACTAATTGTATATTTCAGCATAATACTGCACAAGGCAATGCAACCAATGGTGTTGGAGGGGCAATTGTTAATTTTTCAGGGAATTTAAGCGTTACCAATGCTTTATTTTACCAAAACACCGCTTCTGCAAATGGAGGGGCAATTTCTGTTGAAGGTGGTACAATTACTCTTACCAATGCCACCATTGCAGATAATACTGCAAATAAAGGTGGAGGCGTACATTTCTTTTACGGAAACCTTATAGCCATAAACTCCATTTTTACACAAAATACTGGAACTAACGGAAACATTAACAACGATGGAGGTCCTGGTACAGCAACAGTTTCTCATTCATTATTTTACAACACCACAACAGGAAACAATGGTAAAATACCCCCTAAGATTAAAGATAATGGAAACAATTTAGAAAACACAAACCCTATTTACAACAGTATAAAAAACATTAATGGCTATCAACTAACAAAAAGTTCACCTGCAGTAGGAAAAGGGGTTTATGAATATAAAACACCCCTTTTTACTCAAGTTACAGGTACAGGTACAGGGCTACCTAATGTTAATGCTGGATCCGTAGCTTTTGGAGATATTGACAATGATGGCGATTTAGATGTTCTAATTACTGGATATACAGGAAGCGTAGAAATTTCTAAAACCTATACCAACGATGGCAATGGAAACTATACAGAAAAACAAAGTTTAATAGGAGTTAGTGATAGTTCTGTAGCTTTTGGAGACATTGATAACGATGGCGATTTAGATATTTTACTTACTGGATATGCAGATGTTACAACAATTTCTAAAATTTACACCAACGATGGTAGTGGAAATTTTACCGAGACACAAAATTTAATAGGAATTGGCAATAGTTCCGTAGCTTTTGGAGATATCGACAACGATGGCGATTTAGATATTTTACTCACTGGAAGAGTCTCAGGAGGGTCAATAATTTCTAAAACCTATACCAACGATGGCAGTGGAAAATTTACTGGAAAACAAAGTTTAACAGCTGTAGATCAAGGTTCTGTTGCCTTTGGTGATATTGATAACGATGGTGATTTAGATATTTTACTTACTGGGGAAACAGGACTTGCCAAAATTTCTAAAATTTATACCAATAATGGTAACGGAATCTTTACCGAAAAACAAAGTCTTTCAGGAATTATTAGTTCTTCTCTAGCTTTTGGAGATATCGATAACGATGGCGATTTAGATATTTTGCTCTCTGGATCATTATCTAGTGGAAGAACTTCTAAAACTTATACCAACGATGGCAATGGGAACTTTACCGAAAAACAAAGTTTAATAGGCTGTTTTTATAGTTCCGTAGCTTTTGGAGATATGGATAACGATGGCGATTTAGATATTTTACTCACTGGAAGATCCTCAAGTGGAAAAATTTCGAAAACCTATTCCAATGATGGTAATGGTAACTTTACCGAAAAACAAAGTTTAATAGGGGTTGATCAAGGCTCTGTAGCTTTTGGTGACATCGATAACGATGGCGATTTAGATATTTTAATTACTGGATTTACCCATACTCCTACTTCTAAAATTACTACTAAAATCTATAAAAATAACAGCAGCACCCCTAACACAAAACCCACAGCACCAACCAACCTAACAGCCGTTATCAATAAAAACGATACAGCCACCTTGTCTTGGACTGCTAGTACAGATAACGAAACAAAAAGCACAGGCTTAAGCTACAATGTATATATTAAAGAAAACCCTGTAGGCACTTCTAAATTTTTAAAAAGCCCAATGGCTAACGAAAATAATGGTTGGCGTAAACTCCCTGCTTTAGGAAATGCACAACAAAATACAAGTTACAATTTCAAACTACCTGCCTCTTCTTGTGGTAAAACATTCAATTTTAAAGTACAAGCCATCGACCCTAATTTTGCAGGTTCTGCTTTTTCTTCGGAAAAGAGTTTTACTGTAAGTCCTAAAATTATTTATGTAAATGCCAGTGCAACAGGTAAAAATGATGGGACTTCTTGGGCAAATGCTTACACCCATTTACAAGATGCTCTGGCTAATAAAAAAATGTGTATTAATGAAATTTGGGTAGCAAAAGGGACTTATACCCCAGGAAATAAAAGAACCGATGCTTTTAACCCTACTGCAAATGTAAAGATATATGGAGGATTTAACGGAATAGAAACGACTTTAAACCAACGTAACTGGAAAGCAAACCCAACGATTCTTTCAGGAGAAATTGGTGCTGCAGGAAACACAGATAATAGCTACACTTTGTTAAGAATTAAAGACAAAAATAATATAACTATTGATGGGCTTATTTTTGAAAACGCCAATGCCAATGCCGATGTTGGTATTTTTGATGACCAATTAGGGGCTGGAATTTACAATTATAATTCAAATAATACGACCATTAATAATTGTATTTTTAGAAACAACAATGCCCTTTTAGGAACTGCCATATACCATCGTTCTGGAACAGGAACCAGTTATACCAATTGCTTGTTTTTTAACAATACTGCAGAAAAGTCAAACCCTGTTTTTGTAGATTATGGTAAGGTGTCATTCATTAATTGTAGTATGGTTAATAATACCCCAACCACCAAAGGAAAAGGAATTATTGGAAGTTATAAAGGAACAATAACCTTAACCAATTCTATTATTGCAGGGAATCATGTAATAACAAATAACCCGAATACCGAATTAATCGATTCAGGAAGTTTTACTGTTAATTATAGCTATTTAAAAGGTGAAAATCCAACTGGTACAAATAATATAAATGGTACAACCCTAACCGACCCTTTATTTGTAAATGTAGCTAACAACGATTTTAGTTTAAAAGCAACTTCACCATTAGTAGATGTTGGAAACAATACCGCTAACACACAAACCAAAGATTTAGCAGGTAATTCTCGTGTTTTTAAGACCAACATAGATTTGGGAGCATATGAGTATAAAGCACCCCTTTTTACAGAAGTTACAAGTACAGGGCTACCTAACGTTTATAGTGGATCCGTAGCTTTTGGAGATGTTGACAATGATGGCGATTTAGATGTTTTAATTACTGGAAAAACAGGAGGAGGTACAAGAATTTCGAAAACCTATACCAACGATGGCAATGGAAACTATACCGAAAAACAAAGTCTTGCAGGAATTGCTGGAAGTTCTGTTGCCTTTGGAGATATCGACAATGATGGCGATTTAGATATTTTACTCACTGGATATACAGGCAGTAAAAGAATTTCGAAAACCTACACCAACGATGGCAATGGAAACTATACCGAAAAACAAAGTCTTACAGGAATTACTGAAAGTTCTGTTGCTTTTGGAGATATCGACAACGATGGCGATGTAGATATTTTACTCTCTGGATTTTCAGGAAGTGGAGCAATTTCTAAAACCTATACCAACGATGGCAATGGAAACTTTACCGAAAAACAAAGTTTAATAGGAGTTTATTATAGCTCTGTTGCCTTGGGAGATATGGATAACGATGGCGATGTAGATATTTTACTCTCTGGATACACAGGAAGTGGAGCAATTTCTAAAACCTATACCAACGATGGCGATGGAAATTTTACCGAAAAACAAAGTCTTGCAGGAATTGCTAGAAGTTCTGTTGCCTTTGGAGACATCGACAACGATGGCGATTTAGATTTTGTACTCACTGAATATAGAGGTACAAGGATTACAAAAACCTATACCAACGATGGCAATGGAAACTTTACCGAAAAACAAAATTTAACAGGCGTTTATCGAGCTTCTGTTGCCTTTGGAGATATGGATAACGATGGCGATTTAGATATTTTACTCTCTGGACAATCCTCAAGTGGAAAGGTTTCTAAAACCTACACCAACGATGGCAATGGAAACTTTACCGAAACACAAAGTCTCACAGGAGTTGGTGATAGTTCTGTTGCCTTTGGAGACATCGACAACGATGGCGATTTAGATATTGTAATCACTGGATTTAGCCATACTCCTACTACTAAAATCTATAAAAATAATAGCAGCACCCCTAACACAAAACCCACAGCACCAACCAACCTAACAGCCGTTATCAATAAAAACGATACAGCCACCTTGTCTTGGACTGCCAGTACAGATAACGAAACAAAAAGCACAGGCTTAAGCTACAATGTATATATAAAAGAAACTCCTGTGGGCACTCCTAAATTTGTAAAAAGTCCAATGGCTAACGAAAATAATGGTTGGCGCAAACTCCCTGCTCTAGGAAATGCACAACAAAATACCCGTTATACTTTTAAGCTACCTAACGCTTATTGTGGTACAACACCCCATTTTACTTTTAAAGTACAAGCCATCGACCCTAATTTTACAGGTTCTGCTTTTTCTTCGGAAAAGAGTTTTTCTGTTAGTACTACTCCAAAAACCATTTATGTAAATGCCAGTGCAACAGGTAAAAATGATGGAACTTCTTGGGTAAATGCCTATAATAGCTTACAAGATGGGGTAAAAAATGCAGGGTTTTGTGGTGATGAAATTTGGATCGCCAAAGGGATTTACAAACCAGGAAATAACAGAACCGATGCTTTTACGCCTCCTGCAAATGTAAAGATATATGGAGGTTTTAACGGAACAGAAACGACTTTAAACCAACGTAACTGGAAAGCAAACCCAACGATTCTTTCAGGAGAAATTGGTGCTGCAGGAAATGCAGACAATAGCTACACTTTATTAAAAATTGAAGACAAAAATAAAATAACTATTGATGGCCTTATTTTTGAAAATGCTTTTGCAGACAATAAAAATAGTTTATCAGGCAGAACAGGAGCAGGAATTTATATTAATAAAGCAAGCAACATTACCATAGACCATGGTATTTTTAGAAATTTAACCGCTAAACCCACAGGAGCCAATGGCGTTGGAGCAGGCATTGTTGTCTATGAAAGTACAGCATCTGTAAAAGTAAACAATAGTTTGTTTTATAATAATACAGCCACCTATGGAGGTGCGATATCTGTAGAAAGAGGTGCACAATTAGATTTAGTGAATTGTACATTGGTAAACAATACAGCAACGAACACTGGTGGTGGTTTGCATAGTGGTAATTCAGCAAATGTAGTTAACATTACAAACAGTATTTTTAGCGGCAATAAAGGAACTGTAAAAAATGCCAATGGAGTTGGAATCACAATAAACAACAGTTATTTACAAGGAGAAAATCCAACTGGTACAAATAATATAAATGGTACAACCCTAACCGACCCTTTATTTGTAAATGTAGCTAACAACGATTTTAGTTTAAAAGCCAATTCACCATTAGTAGATGTTGGAAACAATACCTCAAATAAGAGCACCAAAGATTTAGCAGGAAATTCTCGTGTTTTTAATACCACCATAGATTTGGGAGCGTATGAGTATGATGCCCTTTTAAGCAATTGGACAGGCGCAACAAATTCCAATTGGAACGACGCTACAAACTGGTCGAATGGAATTCCTACTTTAAATTCAACAGGAGTTATAAAAAATGTCTCTAAGCTTCCGATTATCAATGTAAATGCGAAAGCAAAAGATATTGTTGTAGAAAATGGCGCAACACTTTCTATAAACGCTGGAAAAAGCCTTTCTGTGGAACGAAATTTAAGCAATTCAGGAAAAATTGTAATAAACTCGAATGCAACCAAAAGTGGCTCATTACTTGTAAAAGAAAATGCAACAGGAATATTAAATTACAATCGCTATGTAACCAATGATTGGCATTTGATTGGTGTTCCTGTTATGAATCAAAATATTTATGATTTTGTAGTTACCGATGCTGCAATTAATAAAATAATAAAGAATGATAGTGATACTAAATATGCGGTTGGTGTTTATGATAATACCAAAGATTCTAATAGGTGGACATATATTTTAACTAGAAATATTGGTAGTGCTGGCGATTTTAAAAATGGGACAGGATATGCTTTAAAACGCTTAGAACCTTTGCCTGCTTTAGGAGGAACGTATCAATTTGTAGGAAATATTGAAAATAACAATAAAACAATTAAACTTAAAGATGGTAGCGCAACCTCTGGAAATAGTTGGAACGCGTTAGGAAATCCATATCCAAGTTTTATAAACGCAAATAACAATGCAAATGCAGTAAACAATTTACTGACTTATAACGCTACTAGTTTGCAACCAACCAATACTGCAATTTATGTTTGGGAGGCATCTACAGCTAGCTACAAACCATTTAATAATACTTCTAAAGAGGCAAAATATATTGCACCTGGACAAGGATTTTTTGTAGCCGCAAAAACGGATGGTGTTGATTTTACTATTACCAAAGAAATGTTAAGTCATCAAAATGGAAGTAATTTATTCTATAAAACCTACAACACACATTCTAAAAAAAATAAGAACACTCGTTTTGAAGTGCTTTTAAAAATGACATCTGATACCCAAAATAAATCAACTGAAATAATCTATTTAAAAAATGCAACAAAAGGCTTAGATATTGGCTATGATGCAGGACTTTTTACAGGAGAAAATATTGATTTTTCAATTTATTCTCATCTGTTAGAGAATGGTAATGGAACTCCTTTTAGTTTACAATGCTTGCCAAATAAAGGTTATAATTCGATGGTTGTTCCTATTGGAGTTAATGCTAAAGCAAATAAAACGGTTGTTTTTAGTTTGGAAACAAAAAACATTCCAGAAGGATTGAATATCTATTTAGAAGATGTACAAAAAAATACTTTCACAAAACTAAATGATCATAATAATTACACCATAACTTTTAGCAAAGCACAAAAAGGTGTTGGTCGTTTTTTTATGCATACTACAAAAAATGTTTTATCTGTAGATAGGAACAACAAAACACTTAAAGCTTCTAAAATTTGGCTAAAAGATAAAAAGAGTTTAGAAATTTCAACTATTTCTTCCGAAGCAGCAACCATAAAATTATTTGATGTTTTAGGAAAACAAGTATTTAGCACAAGTGTTAAAGGAGCAACTAATTATACCATTAATTTACCTGAGCAGTTAAAAACAGCAGTATATATTGTAAAACTAAAAACTGCCAAAGGAATTAAAACGAAAAAAGTAATTGTGAGAAAGTAA
- a CDS encoding response regulator transcription factor, whose amino-acid sequence MPTTIVLADDHPLLLNGSKEFLEKKWFHVIGTATNGNEAYNKILKLRPNIAILDFDMPKLNGLEVALAIKRKKLQTKVILLTLHKQESLINEVGKAICGYITKDCAMEELEKCIETIKKGDHYIGSKLKNSIHFDYKNPNTQNLTTTELKILSYIDKNLNSAQIAEELFISKRTVEKHRSNIIKKLQLNSNKQNALFIWLKKHPELFNT is encoded by the coding sequence ATGCCTACAACCATTGTTTTAGCAGACGATCATCCTTTATTATTAAATGGTAGTAAAGAATTTTTAGAAAAAAAGTGGTTTCATGTTATCGGTACAGCAACCAATGGAAATGAAGCCTATAACAAAATACTAAAATTGCGCCCTAACATTGCTATTTTAGATTTTGATATGCCAAAACTCAATGGCTTAGAGGTTGCTTTAGCTATTAAACGAAAAAAACTCCAAACTAAAGTAATATTATTAACCCTTCATAAACAAGAATCTCTTATAAATGAAGTTGGAAAAGCTATTTGTGGCTATATTACCAAAGATTGCGCAATGGAAGAACTTGAAAAATGTATTGAAACGATAAAAAAAGGAGACCACTACATAGGCTCGAAACTTAAAAACTCCATTCATTTTGACTATAAAAATCCAAATACTCAAAACCTTACCACTACAGAGTTAAAAATATTAAGTTATATAGATAAAAACCTAAACAGCGCACAAATTGCCGAAGAACTTTTTATATCCAAACGTACTGTAGAGAAACATCGTAGCAATATTATAAAAAAACTTCAATTAAATTCTAATAAACAAAATGCACTGTTTATTTGGTTAAAAAAACACCCCGAATTATTTAATACCTAA